A region from the Lentisphaera profundi genome encodes:
- the galE gene encoding UDP-glucose 4-epimerase GalE has protein sequence MKKILVTGGAGYIGSHTCLELLNANYEVVIVDDLSNSVTESMSRVEKLANGKKISFHKVDLLDKQALNDVFVKEGNVHAVIHFAAKKAVGESVEKPLYYYSNNITGSLNLFEVMKANDVNKIVFSSSATVYGDPESVPIKEDARIGATNPYGHTKVMMEQILMDTGKATDWGVALLRYFNPVGAHESGTIGEDPEYPNNLLPFVSQVAAGIREHVTIFGDDYDTPDGTGVRDYIHVVDLAKAHVKSIEKLDTQDKGTLIYNIGTGRGYSVKEMVEAFRSVSGQEIKVIVGPRREGDIGECTADATLANNELGWFAKHDLNDMISSAWKWQSQNPNGYR, from the coding sequence ATGAAAAAAATACTCGTAACAGGTGGTGCAGGTTATATTGGCTCACACACTTGCCTTGAACTCCTTAATGCTAACTATGAAGTCGTCATTGTAGATGACCTTTCAAACTCGGTTACAGAATCAATGTCTCGGGTTGAGAAACTGGCTAATGGTAAAAAAATATCCTTCCACAAAGTAGACCTTTTAGACAAGCAAGCTTTGAATGACGTATTTGTTAAAGAAGGCAACGTTCATGCTGTGATTCATTTCGCAGCAAAAAAAGCCGTCGGAGAATCAGTCGAAAAACCTCTTTATTACTACTCCAATAACATCACTGGCTCACTCAATCTTTTTGAAGTCATGAAAGCTAACGATGTCAATAAAATTGTCTTCAGTTCCTCTGCAACGGTTTATGGCGACCCTGAATCTGTACCCATCAAAGAAGATGCGCGCATTGGTGCGACCAATCCTTATGGACACACAAAGGTAATGATGGAGCAAATCCTTATGGACACAGGCAAAGCCACTGATTGGGGCGTTGCTTTACTGCGTTATTTCAATCCTGTGGGAGCGCATGAGTCTGGTACAATTGGCGAAGATCCTGAATACCCGAATAATCTACTCCCTTTTGTTAGCCAAGTCGCTGCAGGCATTCGTGAACACGTCACTATCTTTGGCGATGATTACGATACTCCCGATGGAACTGGCGTACGCGATTACATTCACGTCGTTGACTTAGCTAAAGCCCATGTGAAATCAATTGAGAAACTCGACACACAAGATAAAGGAACACTCATTTATAACATCGGTACGGGTCGTGGTTATTCTGTCAAAGAAATGGTCGAAGCCTTTCGTAGTGTTTCAGGTCAAGAAATCAAAGTCATTGTAGGTCCGCGACGTGAAGGTGATATTGGTGAATGTACTGCCGATGCAACTCTTGCCAACAATGAACTCGGATGGTTCGCCAAACACGACCTAAACGATATGATTTCTTCTGCTTGGAAATGGCAATCACAAAATCCTAACGGCTACAGATAA